A single region of the Leptothrix cholodnii SP-6 genome encodes:
- a CDS encoding carbohydrate ABC transporter permease has translation MKRWPLLLPSVSVLLVWMIVPLVMTIWYSLQNYNLQSPPAQFGGLSNFEYLFTDPDIPIVVWNTLLLIFGPLLITVCLGMAFAVLYDGPFPGRSIARLLVITPFFVMPTVAALVWKNLFFHPVWGLLAWVEKLFGMQPIDWFSSHPMVAVIIIVSWIWTPFATLILLTAMQSLDREQIEAARLDGAKAVSRFIHVVFPHLKRPISVLVMLETIFFLSTYAEIYVTTMGGPGTATTNMPFYIFSRALQGFDVGLASAAGLFAILIANVVAYFFIKRISEHL, from the coding sequence ATGAAGCGCTGGCCACTGCTGCTGCCGTCGGTCAGCGTATTGCTGGTCTGGATGATCGTCCCGCTGGTGATGACCATCTGGTATTCGCTGCAGAACTACAACCTCCAGTCCCCGCCCGCGCAATTTGGCGGGCTGTCGAACTTCGAGTATCTGTTCACCGACCCGGACATCCCGATCGTCGTGTGGAACACCTTGCTGCTGATCTTCGGGCCGCTTCTCATCACCGTGTGCCTCGGCATGGCCTTCGCTGTGCTCTACGACGGGCCGTTTCCCGGGCGCAGCATCGCGCGGTTGCTTGTGATCACGCCTTTCTTCGTCATGCCGACGGTTGCCGCGCTGGTGTGGAAGAACCTCTTCTTCCATCCGGTCTGGGGCCTGCTTGCATGGGTGGAAAAACTCTTCGGCATGCAACCGATCGACTGGTTCTCCAGCCATCCGATGGTGGCCGTCATCATCATCGTGTCGTGGATCTGGACCCCGTTCGCGACGCTGATTCTGCTGACCGCCATGCAGTCGCTCGACCGTGAACAGATCGAGGCTGCGCGCCTGGACGGCGCCAAGGCCGTCTCGCGCTTCATCCACGTGGTGTTCCCGCATCTGAAGCGACCGATCTCGGTGCTGGTGATGCTGGAGACGATCTTCTTCCTGTCCACCTACGCCGAGATCTACGTCACGACGATGGGCGGGCCGGGGACTGCCACGACCAACATGCCGTTCTACATCTTCTCGCGCGCACTGCAAGGATTCGACGTGGGTCTCGCCTCGGCGGCGGGCCTGTTCGCGATCCTGATCGCCAACGTGGTCGCGTACTTCTTCATCAAGCGGATCTCGGAGCACCTATGA
- a CDS encoding carbohydrate ABC transporter permease translates to MKPGSTREKRDPLRTVLGWLVGIVMSFPVFWMALAAFKTEQDAAAIPPKFLFEPTLENFVAMSERVNYFHHAWNSIVVSFSSTLIAIALAAPAAYVMAFHANKLTRTLMLWMLSIRFMPAVGALIPIYLILVALDLIDTRLALVVITCLSNLPLIVWMLYSYFKEVPAEILEAARMDGARPLRQLWYLLIPLTLPGIASTGLLGMILAWNEAFWSINITATNSGTLALAIASFANSEGQFWAKLSAASLASIAPILIFGWITQKQLVRGLTFGAVK, encoded by the coding sequence ATGAAGCCCGGTTCAACGCGCGAAAAGCGCGATCCCCTGCGGACCGTCCTCGGCTGGCTCGTCGGCATCGTCATGTCCTTCCCGGTGTTCTGGATGGCGCTGGCAGCGTTCAAGACGGAACAGGATGCAGCCGCCATCCCGCCGAAGTTCCTCTTCGAGCCCACGCTCGAGAACTTCGTTGCGATGAGCGAGCGGGTGAACTACTTTCACCATGCTTGGAACAGCATCGTGGTGTCGTTCTCGTCCACGCTGATCGCGATCGCGCTGGCCGCGCCGGCGGCTTACGTGATGGCATTCCACGCCAACAAGCTCACCCGCACGCTGATGCTGTGGATGCTGTCAATCCGCTTCATGCCCGCGGTGGGTGCACTGATTCCGATCTATCTCATCCTGGTCGCGCTCGACCTGATCGACACCCGGCTCGCGCTGGTAGTGATCACCTGCCTCAGCAATCTGCCACTGATCGTGTGGATGCTGTACTCCTATTTCAAGGAGGTGCCTGCCGAAATCCTCGAGGCGGCGCGCATGGATGGTGCCCGGCCGCTGCGGCAGCTGTGGTACCTGCTGATTCCTCTGACCTTGCCGGGTATCGCCTCGACCGGCCTTCTCGGCATGATCCTGGCGTGGAACGAGGCCTTCTGGAGCATCAACATCACGGCAACCAATTCCGGAACATTGGCACTTGCCATCGCATCGTTCGCCAACTCCGAAGGTCAGTTCTGGGCGAAGTTGTCGGCAGCCTCGCTGGCCTCCATCGCGCCGATCCTGATCTTCGGCTGGATCACGCAAAAACAACTCGTTCGCGGACTCACCTTCGGTGCAGTGAAATAA
- a CDS encoding ABC transporter ATP-binding protein — MTALALKNIYKQYGDVVAMKGINLQVQPEEFIVLVGPSGCGKSTLLRMIAGLEDITSGELYIDNELMNDVEADSRGLAMVFQSYALYPHMTVADNMGFALKMAKVSKDERHQKVLAAAKILQLEHLLERTPKQLSGGQRQRVAIGRAIVRHPKIFLFDEPLSNLDASLRVQMRIELAELHRKLKATMVYVTHDQTEAMTLADRIVVLRDGVIEQVGTPLELYNRPTNTFVAGFIGSPKMNLIPAQVVERGETGARVRIGEATMLALPAHAGLTQGRSLTLGVRPERFVLDPAGPIAGAVAVVEHLGGETLCYVDIGAATRLTVKLEAQASLRAGDTVRLGLEAGGALLFDADGKALA, encoded by the coding sequence ATGACTGCGCTTGCCCTGAAGAATATCTACAAGCAATACGGAGATGTGGTGGCCATGAAGGGCATCAATCTCCAGGTTCAACCCGAGGAATTCATCGTCCTCGTCGGCCCCTCCGGTTGTGGCAAGTCCACTCTGCTGCGGATGATTGCCGGGCTCGAGGACATCACCTCGGGTGAGTTGTACATCGACAACGAGTTGATGAACGACGTCGAGGCCGATTCGCGCGGCCTGGCCATGGTGTTCCAGAGTTATGCGCTCTATCCGCACATGACCGTGGCGGACAACATGGGCTTCGCGCTGAAGATGGCCAAGGTGTCCAAGGACGAGCGCCACCAGAAGGTTCTTGCGGCGGCCAAGATCCTGCAACTCGAGCACTTGCTCGAAAGAACCCCGAAACAGTTGTCAGGTGGTCAGCGCCAACGCGTCGCGATCGGCCGCGCCATCGTGCGTCACCCGAAGATCTTCCTGTTCGACGAGCCGCTCTCGAATCTGGACGCCTCGCTGCGCGTGCAGATGCGCATCGAACTGGCCGAACTGCACCGCAAGCTCAAGGCCACGATGGTCTACGTGACCCACGACCAGACCGAGGCGATGACGCTGGCCGACCGCATCGTCGTGCTGCGCGACGGTGTCATCGAGCAGGTGGGCACGCCGCTGGAACTGTACAACCGGCCCACCAACACCTTCGTCGCCGGCTTCATCGGCTCGCCGAAGATGAACCTCATCCCGGCCCAGGTGGTCGAGCGCGGCGAGACCGGTGCCCGCGTGCGCATCGGCGAGGCCACGATGCTTGCGCTGCCGGCCCATGCCGGCCTGACCCAGGGCCGCAGCCTCACGCTGGGCGTGCGTCCCGAGCGCTTCGTGCTCGATCCAGCCGGCCCGATCGCAGGTGCGGTCGCGGTGGTGGAGCACCTCGGCGGCGAGACCCTCTGCTACGTCGACATCGGCGCCGCCACGCGCCTGACGGTCAAGCTGGAGGCCCAGGCCTCGCTCCGTGCAGGCGACACGGTGCGGCTCGGCCTGGAGGCTGGCGGGGCACTGCTGTTCGACGCCGACGGCAAGGCCCTGGCCTGA
- a CDS encoding dihydroxyacetone kinase subunit DhaK: protein MSQSQFINAREDIVVEAIEGLVRISGGRLARLDGFPDIKVVVRSDWDRSRVALVSGGGSGHEPAHAGFVGRGMLTAAVCGEVFASPSVDAVLAGILAVTGEAGCLLIVKNYTGDRLNFGLAAERARVLGKRVSLVVVDDDIALPELPQARGLAGTLFVHKIAGALAEQGADLASVTEAAQRVIAGTVSIGMSLDTCRVPGSEKEERIPAGKAELGLGLHGEPGVEQVEHVHARGAIEAMLARLLPHVQAGPQILLLNNLGGTSALEMAVLAHEITRSELGHRVSHLVGPAALMTSLDMRGFSLSLLPACAADLQALARPVDVMAWPGVSAVVPGRTVPMPEGLQLPVPTPSENGAVRAVIDQVCDALVRATSDLNALDAKSGDGDTGSTLGGAARRIAADIDRLPLDDLPALLGSIGMTLSQVMGGSSGVLLAIFFAAAGDAARQGAGLQKSLQAGLARLQQIGGARLGDRTMVDALAPALAVLGSGVDVAAVAARQGAAATAAMSRARSGRASYVSADRLVGHVDPGAEAVARVFEALVPRSFGL from the coding sequence ATGTCCCAGTCCCAGTTCATCAACGCCCGCGAAGACATCGTCGTCGAGGCGATCGAAGGTCTCGTGCGCATCTCGGGTGGCCGGCTGGCCCGGCTCGACGGCTTCCCGGACATCAAGGTCGTGGTCCGTTCGGACTGGGACCGCAGTCGCGTCGCGCTGGTCTCCGGTGGTGGCTCAGGCCATGAGCCTGCCCACGCCGGCTTCGTTGGCCGAGGCATGCTGACGGCCGCGGTCTGCGGCGAGGTCTTCGCCTCGCCGTCGGTCGACGCGGTGCTGGCGGGCATCCTGGCCGTCACCGGCGAGGCCGGCTGCCTGCTCATCGTCAAGAACTACACCGGCGACCGGCTCAACTTCGGCCTGGCCGCCGAGCGTGCCCGTGTGCTGGGCAAGCGGGTCAGCTTGGTCGTGGTCGACGACGACATCGCGCTGCCCGAGTTGCCGCAGGCCCGCGGCCTGGCCGGCACGCTGTTCGTGCACAAGATCGCCGGTGCGCTCGCCGAGCAGGGCGCCGACCTGGCCAGCGTGACCGAGGCGGCGCAGCGCGTCATCGCGGGCACGGTCAGCATCGGCATGTCGCTGGACACCTGCCGCGTGCCGGGTTCGGAGAAGGAGGAGCGCATCCCCGCCGGCAAGGCCGAACTGGGGCTAGGCCTCCACGGCGAACCCGGCGTCGAGCAGGTCGAGCATGTCCATGCGCGCGGCGCGATCGAAGCCATGCTGGCCCGACTGCTGCCGCATGTGCAGGCCGGCCCGCAGATCCTGCTGCTGAACAACCTCGGCGGCACCTCGGCGCTGGAGATGGCCGTGCTGGCCCACGAGATCACCCGTTCCGAGCTGGGTCATCGGGTGAGCCACCTGGTCGGTCCGGCGGCGCTGATGACCTCGCTGGACATGCGCGGCTTCTCGCTGTCGCTGCTGCCGGCTTGCGCTGCTGACCTGCAGGCGCTGGCCCGGCCGGTCGATGTCATGGCCTGGCCCGGCGTGTCGGCGGTCGTGCCGGGTCGCACGGTCCCGATGCCCGAGGGCCTGCAGCTGCCGGTGCCGACCCCTTCGGAGAACGGCGCGGTGCGGGCCGTGATCGACCAGGTCTGTGACGCTCTGGTCCGTGCGACGTCCGATCTCAACGCGCTGGACGCGAAGTCCGGCGATGGCGATACCGGCTCGACGCTGGGCGGCGCCGCGCGGCGGATCGCCGCCGACATCGACCGTCTGCCGCTGGACGACCTGCCGGCCCTGCTGGGCAGCATCGGCATGACGCTGTCGCAGGTGATGGGCGGCTCCTCGGGCGTGCTGCTGGCGATCTTCTTCGCAGCGGCTGGCGATGCCGCCCGGCAGGGCGCCGGCCTGCAGAAGTCGCTCCAGGCCGGTCTGGCACGCCTGCAGCAGATCGGTGGAGCCCGTCTGGGCGACCGCACGATGGTCGATGCGCTGGCCCCGGCCTTGGCGGTGCTGGGCTCTGGCGTCGATGTCGCGGCGGTTGCAGCGAGACAAGGGGCCGCAGCGACCGCTGCGATGAGCCGGGCCCGGTCGGGTCGAGCGAGCTATGTCAGCGCCGATCGTCTGGTCGGTCACGTCGACCCGGGTGCCGAAGCGGTGGCCCGTGTTTTCGAGGCCCTGGTTCCTCGTTCGTTTGGACTCTGA
- the dalD gene encoding D-arabinitol 4-dehydrogenase, producing MNVILHLGLGSFHRAHQAVYLQALHERGDMRWVLAGGHIRPDMAETIAALQASGGAYTLETISPQGEHAYQRITSIQRVIGYTPDLAGLLAAGADPATKIISFTVTEAGYYLDAKNQLDLATFADLRADLDALRSGAPADRSRAWTIYGALTAVLRARKDAGAGPVTLMNCDNLRHNGERSRSGLLQYIAQLGDGELAVWVESHTTSPNAMVDRITPRPTPAVRERVFAATGIDDPAALMGESFIQWVIEDHFIAGRPTWENVGGEMVQSVQAYEEAKIRLLNAPHSCIAWAGTLVGYTYIHEGTLDPVIHQFAYDYVTDDVIPVLSPSPLDLATYRDVVLDRFANTAIADTNQRVAMDGFSKIPGFIAPTFRERLARNESIDSVAMLPALFLAYLQVWHRGGIAYTYQDQAMDPAVAHAICDAVDPVAAFCADLPLWGNLAGDARLVDAVRAASARVERFIHATRR from the coding sequence ATGAACGTCATCCTCCACCTCGGCCTGGGCTCCTTCCACCGCGCCCACCAGGCCGTCTATCTGCAGGCACTGCACGAGCGCGGCGACATGCGCTGGGTGCTGGCCGGCGGCCACATTCGCCCGGACATGGCGGAGACCATTGCGGCACTGCAGGCCAGCGGCGGGGCCTACACGCTGGAGACCATCTCGCCGCAGGGCGAGCACGCATACCAGCGAATCACATCGATCCAGCGGGTCATCGGCTACACGCCCGACCTGGCCGGGCTGTTGGCAGCGGGCGCGGACCCGGCCACGAAGATCATATCGTTCACGGTGACGGAGGCGGGCTACTACCTCGACGCGAAGAACCAGCTGGATCTGGCCACCTTCGCCGATCTGCGTGCCGACCTCGACGCGCTGCGCAGCGGAGCACCGGCCGACAGATCGCGCGCCTGGACCATCTACGGCGCGCTGACCGCCGTGCTGCGCGCCCGCAAGGACGCGGGCGCCGGCCCGGTCACGTTGATGAACTGCGACAACCTGCGCCACAACGGCGAGCGCTCGCGCAGCGGCCTGCTGCAGTACATCGCGCAACTCGGTGACGGCGAACTCGCGGTCTGGGTCGAGTCCCACACGACCAGCCCGAACGCGATGGTCGATCGCATCACGCCACGGCCGACACCGGCGGTGCGCGAACGCGTGTTCGCTGCCACCGGCATCGACGACCCGGCCGCGCTGATGGGCGAGAGCTTCATCCAATGGGTCATCGAGGATCACTTCATTGCCGGTCGCCCGACCTGGGAAAACGTCGGCGGCGAGATGGTGCAGTCGGTGCAGGCCTACGAAGAAGCCAAGATCCGCCTGCTCAACGCGCCGCACAGCTGCATCGCCTGGGCGGGTACGCTGGTTGGCTACACCTACATCCACGAGGGCACGCTGGACCCGGTGATCCACCAGTTCGCCTACGACTACGTCACCGACGACGTGATCCCGGTGCTCAGTCCGAGCCCACTGGACCTCGCCACCTACCGTGACGTGGTGCTCGACCGCTTCGCCAACACCGCGATTGCCGATACCAATCAACGCGTCGCGATGGACGGCTTCAGCAAGATTCCCGGCTTCATCGCGCCGACGTTCCGCGAGCGCCTTGCGCGCAATGAGTCCATCGACAGCGTGGCGATGCTGCCGGCGCTGTTCCTCGCCTATCTGCAGGTATGGCACCGCGGCGGCATCGCCTACACCTACCAGGACCAGGCGATGGACCCCGCTGTGGCGCACGCCATCTGCGACGCGGTCGATCCGGTCGCGGCCTTCTGCGCCGACCTGCCGCTGTGGGGAAATCTGGCCGGCGATGCGCGGCTGGTCGATGCCGTGCGGGCAGCCAGCGCCAGGGTCGAACGCTTCATCCACGCCACGCGGCGTTGA
- a CDS encoding AraC family transcriptional regulator: MPQPRCSVNQIPPALAKGDGCDTLSGLIHCFSHGFPTPLARWHHHDVHELHIITSTSGQAFVGDWIGPFHAGHVVLVGPRLPHNWVSMDVPVGGVVERDLVIQFDQAPLLRASATIPELADLSPLLERASNGIEFFGMSDRAVAHWRRTQASQGLRRWVAFCEFMADLATCTHHRVLSSMPMQGGDAADILPQLEALILAQPTTLLRPISVAACAVELGMSASRFSRCFRRATGNTFTDFVNRVRIHRAGQLLAESDRRIVDISGEVGFQNVANFNRRFLEIQGMTPSEFRRRSLDRGVLGR; encoded by the coding sequence ATGCCACAGCCCCGATGCTCGGTGAACCAGATTCCGCCTGCGCTGGCCAAGGGCGATGGCTGCGACACCCTCAGCGGGCTGATCCATTGTTTCTCGCACGGTTTCCCGACTCCCTTGGCACGTTGGCATCACCATGACGTGCACGAGCTGCACATCATCACCAGCACGTCCGGCCAAGCCTTCGTGGGGGACTGGATCGGCCCATTTCACGCCGGGCATGTCGTGCTGGTCGGCCCACGTCTGCCGCACAACTGGGTGTCGATGGACGTGCCCGTTGGCGGTGTTGTCGAACGCGACCTCGTCATTCAGTTCGATCAGGCTCCGCTGTTGCGTGCATCGGCCACCATCCCCGAGCTGGCTGACCTGAGCCCTCTGTTGGAACGGGCCAGCAACGGCATCGAGTTCTTCGGCATGTCCGATCGCGCGGTCGCGCACTGGCGCCGCACGCAGGCAAGCCAGGGACTTCGGCGCTGGGTGGCTTTCTGCGAGTTCATGGCTGATCTGGCCACCTGTACCCATCACCGCGTGCTGTCGAGCATGCCGATGCAGGGTGGCGATGCGGCCGATATCCTCCCCCAGCTCGAGGCGCTCATCCTGGCGCAGCCGACCACGCTGCTACGGCCGATCTCGGTTGCGGCATGCGCGGTCGAGCTGGGCATGAGCGCGAGCCGGTTCAGCCGTTGCTTCCGCCGTGCCACTGGCAATACCTTCACCGACTTCGTCAACCGGGTGCGGATCCACAGGGCCGGCCAACTGCTGGCGGAGTCGGACCGACGCATCGTGGACATCTCTGGTGAGGTCGGCTTCCAGAATGTCGCCAATTTCAATCGACGCTTCCTGGAGATCCAGGGCATGACGCCGAGCGAATTCCGCAGGCGTTCGCTTGATCGTGGCGTTCTGGGCCGGTGA
- a CDS encoding winged helix-turn-helix domain-containing protein: MPASSASQPASCRSIDRASSEPFYLQLAEQLGDAIRRCVLKPGDGMPSESALCRDWTLSRATVRQALRTLEERGTIRLVPRRGAFVAPIRETDWVLPTSVRCGSNNTDLPINLGKPARSPAMGYGIQGRGQVQCPALRRSGSSSASASGQRVGK, from the coding sequence ATGCCTGCATCTTCGGCCTCCCAGCCCGCGTCGTGCCGCTCCATCGATCGGGCCTCGTCGGAGCCGTTCTATCTCCAGTTGGCCGAGCAGTTGGGTGATGCCATTCGTCGTTGTGTCCTGAAACCCGGCGACGGCATGCCATCCGAGAGTGCGCTCTGCCGCGATTGGACATTGTCGAGAGCGACGGTGCGGCAGGCCCTCAGGACCCTGGAAGAGCGCGGCACCATCCGGCTCGTCCCCCGGCGCGGGGCGTTCGTGGCGCCGATCCGGGAGACCGACTGGGTCCTGCCTACGTCAGTCCGCTGCGGTTCGAACAATACTGACTTACCGATCAACCTCGGTAAGCCAGCGCGTAGTCCGGCTATGGGATACGGAATCCAGGGGCGAGGTCAGGTTCAATGTCCTGCGTTGCGTCGGTCGGGTTCGTCGTCTGCTTCGGCTTCGGGCCAAAGGGTCGGAAAGTAG
- a CDS encoding Fic family protein, producing the protein MVALYDSVHQFEPLMPSDVAQQPLLAQAHDLGRAALQLAGTPVPAGLRALLRSMNSYHSNRIEGQHTKPFEIEQALRRDFSANRELATRQRLAVAHIEAEVALEARYVGIEGALRLYSAQAIADLHHELFGRLTPEDLNAGNADEIIPGALRTRDVSVGQHIAPAFTALPKFLQRWADVYANTRRGEAALVALAAAHHRLGWIHPFVDGNGRVMRLHTHTMLSALGYTGGLWSPLRGFARSTDRYYALLAAADEARRGDLDGRGNLSQRALVDWIGYVLSVCQDQVAFMAGMLKLGDLERRVAACLAYEEHTLRSGVRMAALRPLHYLFVTDIALARGEFKAMTGLAERTAGSMLKALLDRGLLTSETPQGPVRFGLPLHALRFYFPTLWPEAEADDEPDRRNAGH; encoded by the coding sequence ATGGTTGCGCTGTACGACTCGGTTCACCAGTTCGAGCCCCTGATGCCGTCCGATGTGGCTCAACAACCGCTGTTGGCCCAGGCACACGATCTGGGTCGTGCGGCGCTGCAGTTGGCTGGCACGCCCGTGCCAGCGGGGCTGCGTGCATTGCTGCGAAGCATGAATTCGTACCACTCGAACCGTATCGAGGGTCAACACACAAAACCGTTCGAGATCGAGCAGGCGCTGAGGCGGGACTTCTCCGCCAATCGCGAACTGGCGACCCGGCAGAGACTCGCGGTGGCGCACATCGAAGCCGAGGTGGCGCTGGAGGCGCGCTATGTCGGCATCGAAGGGGCGCTGCGCCTCTACAGCGCGCAGGCGATCGCTGACCTGCACCATGAACTGTTCGGCCGCCTGACGCCCGAAGACCTGAACGCGGGCAACGCCGACGAGATCATTCCCGGGGCGCTGCGCACACGCGACGTCAGCGTCGGTCAGCACATCGCGCCGGCGTTCACGGCGCTGCCCAAGTTTCTGCAACGCTGGGCCGACGTCTACGCCAACACGCGCCGCGGTGAAGCGGCGTTGGTGGCTCTGGCCGCCGCGCACCATCGACTCGGCTGGATCCATCCCTTCGTCGATGGCAATGGCCGCGTGATGCGACTGCACACCCACACCATGCTGAGCGCGCTGGGCTACACCGGGGGGCTGTGGTCGCCCCTGCGTGGCTTCGCGCGCAGCACCGACCGCTACTACGCGCTGCTGGCCGCCGCCGATGAAGCGCGCCGCGGCGACCTCGACGGACGCGGGAACCTGAGCCAGCGTGCACTGGTCGACTGGATCGGCTACGTGCTCTCGGTGTGCCAGGACCAGGTCGCATTCATGGCTGGAATGCTGAAACTCGGTGACCTGGAGCGGCGCGTGGCCGCCTGCTTGGCCTATGAGGAACACACCCTGCGATCGGGCGTGCGCATGGCCGCACTGCGGCCGCTGCACTACCTGTTCGTCACCGACATCGCCCTGGCTCGCGGAGAGTTCAAGGCCATGACCGGTCTGGCCGAGCGCACGGCAGGCTCAATGCTGAAAGCCCTGCTCGACCGCGGCCTGCTGACCAGCGAAACCCCCCAGGGTCCGGTGCGCTTCGGCCTGCCCCTGCATGCGTTGCGCTTCTACTTTCCGACCCTTTGGCCCGAAGCCGAAGCAGACGACGAACCCGACCGACGCAACGCAGGACATTGA
- a CDS encoding tyrosine-type recombinase/integrase: MDTKTKAKHNIGTTHREVLGWVKKAAAGDEFRAAKGLYLRKTEGGAFWVYRYASPVTGKQVRAQLWADDERGVVGFPDASLEEATTRAAVLRAKVADGIDPVLTAEQARMAHAEAQALDRQRIADEQRQREQAAQAATLAQARRLTVRRLFEDWRAADLQPRVRADGKRTGRVDGGQYVLEQFTRHVFPAIGEMAAEDVRKADLLSLLDAQKSAGKMRTANVLLADLKQMLDFALERELIAGNPLATVKKSKVGGASVERDRVLSNDEIKLLVAGIACARMHQRSSTAIWLTLATGVRVGELMGAVWADALPADPKARKTRLDALQALCDAKAVTAAQKKLAKAVEDGDAKKIERVKQQLATYQAFGDPERVKVGVIDVIARNWYLPDTKNQRDHTIHLSDFALAQLETLYELREVLTTSTSGELSPWVFPATNNSQPVCVKSFGKQLSDRQREPEARMSNRTKATTSLMLPGGKWTAHDLRRSAATVMARLNFGSDTINECLNHIQSDRMARVYIQDRREADQARAFDALGKRLAVLVNDAPRSPTANPMSE; the protein is encoded by the coding sequence GTGGACACCAAGACCAAAGCGAAGCACAACATTGGCACCACGCATCGGGAGGTGCTGGGCTGGGTCAAGAAAGCGGCGGCGGGTGACGAGTTCCGGGCCGCCAAAGGGCTGTACCTGCGCAAGACCGAGGGTGGCGCGTTCTGGGTCTACCGGTACGCATCACCTGTCACGGGCAAGCAGGTACGCGCCCAGCTTTGGGCGGATGACGAACGTGGCGTGGTCGGGTTCCCCGATGCCTCGCTGGAAGAAGCGACCACTCGCGCGGCCGTGCTGCGAGCCAAGGTGGCCGACGGTATCGATCCGGTGCTGACGGCAGAACAGGCAAGGATGGCCCATGCAGAAGCCCAAGCGCTTGACCGCCAGCGCATCGCCGACGAACAGCGCCAACGCGAGCAAGCCGCCCAGGCCGCAACACTCGCCCAAGCTCGCCGGCTGACCGTGCGGCGCCTGTTCGAGGACTGGCGGGCGGCCGACCTGCAGCCGCGCGTCCGGGCCGATGGCAAGCGCACCGGCCGCGTCGATGGCGGGCAATACGTGCTGGAACAGTTCACCCGGCATGTGTTCCCGGCCATCGGCGAGATGGCAGCGGAGGACGTGCGCAAAGCAGATCTGCTGTCGCTGCTGGACGCTCAGAAATCGGCCGGCAAGATGCGCACAGCCAATGTGCTGCTGGCCGACCTCAAGCAGATGCTCGACTTCGCCCTGGAGCGCGAGTTGATCGCTGGCAACCCGCTCGCCACCGTCAAGAAAAGCAAAGTCGGCGGCGCGAGCGTGGAGCGTGACCGGGTGCTGTCCAACGACGAGATCAAGCTCCTGGTAGCAGGAATCGCTTGTGCTCGGATGCACCAGCGAAGCTCGACCGCCATCTGGCTGACACTAGCCACAGGCGTGCGTGTGGGCGAGCTCATGGGCGCGGTGTGGGCAGACGCCCTGCCCGCTGACCCGAAAGCCCGCAAGACCCGCCTGGATGCACTGCAAGCACTTTGCGACGCCAAGGCGGTGACCGCAGCGCAGAAAAAGCTAGCGAAGGCGGTCGAGGACGGCGACGCCAAGAAGATTGAGCGCGTCAAACAGCAGTTGGCAACATACCAAGCTTTCGGCGATCCCGAGAGGGTAAAGGTCGGTGTTATCGATGTGATTGCCCGCAACTGGTACTTGCCGGACACCAAGAATCAGCGCGATCACACCATTCACTTGAGCGACTTCGCCCTGGCGCAACTTGAGACGCTGTACGAACTGCGCGAGGTATTGACGACCTCGACCAGCGGAGAGTTGTCCCCTTGGGTGTTTCCGGCTACGAACAACAGCCAGCCGGTCTGTGTGAAGTCGTTCGGCAAGCAACTGAGCGACCGCCAGCGCGAGCCCGAGGCGCGCATGAGCAACCGCACCAAGGCCACCACGTCACTGATGCTGCCGGGGGGCAAGTGGACGGCGCACGACCTGAGGCGCTCGGCGGCAACCGTGATGGCCCGGCTGAACTTCGGGTCGGACACGATCAACGAGTGCCTGAACCACATTCAGAGCGACCGCATGGCACGGGTCTACATCCAAGACCGGCGCGAGGCCGATCAGGCCCGGGCGTTCGATGCATTGGGGAAACGACTGGCAGTTCTCGTCAATGACGCACCTCGCTCGCCCACTGCCAATCCAATGTCTGAGTGA
- a CDS encoding dienelactone hydrolase family protein, whose amino-acid sequence MQPSIECEHVRIGPRGLRGELALVPHALGGVVFAHGSGSSRLSPRNRLVADLLHAHRLDTLLFDLLTEDEAGDRLKVFDVGLLASRLGGALDWLLERAEFRRLRVGLFGASTGAAAVLRLAAEHPGQVGAVVSRGGRPDLAGGYLVGVQAPTLLIVGGLDTDVIELNRRAMRLLRCNKRLEIVPGAGHLFEQPGTLDAVAQLAGGWFAAHLSTGRSR is encoded by the coding sequence ATGCAGCCATCGATCGAATGCGAGCACGTGCGCATCGGCCCGCGGGGGCTGCGGGGTGAGCTTGCGCTGGTCCCGCACGCGCTGGGCGGGGTGGTGTTCGCGCACGGCAGCGGCAGCAGCCGCCTGAGCCCGCGCAATCGGCTGGTGGCCGACCTGCTGCATGCGCATCGGCTCGATACCCTGCTGTTCGATCTGCTCACCGAAGACGAGGCCGGCGACCGCCTCAAGGTGTTCGACGTCGGCCTGCTCGCCAGCCGCCTGGGCGGTGCGCTCGACTGGCTGCTGGAACGCGCCGAGTTCAGGCGCCTGCGGGTCGGCCTGTTCGGCGCCAGCACCGGTGCGGCGGCGGTGCTGCGCTTGGCGGCCGAGCATCCGGGGCAGGTGGGTGCGGTGGTGTCGCGCGGCGGCCGTCCCGATCTGGCGGGCGGCTACCTCGTCGGCGTGCAGGCGCCGACCCTGTTGATCGTCGGTGGCCTGGATACCGACGTGATCGAGCTCAATCGCCGCGCCATGCGCCTGCTGCGCTGCAACAAGCGGCTCGAGATCGTGCCCGGCGCTGGCCATCTGTTCGAGCAGCCGGGCACGCTCGATGCCGTCGCGCAGCTCGCCGGCGGCTGGTTCGCCGCCCATCTGTCGACCGGACGCTCACGATGA